A window from Caulobacter sp. X encodes these proteins:
- a CDS encoding TonB-dependent siderophore receptor: MKTTLFAGASVGLCLMAFAGAANAQSIDYGAMEQLFNEPVTTSATGSPQRSTEVPVDMTIISAADIKRSGANDLPTILSRVAGVDVLNFAAGQSDVGIRGYNQARSPRLLVLINGRQVYLDHFGYTDWASLPIQLSEIRQIEVVRGPNSAIFGFNAVSGVVNIITFNPKFDDTNVIELKAGTNSSTSVSIVKTLRLGERLSVRLSGGVDHEDEWKNTSTGTGAIVASQIHNPSTARANIDAVAQLTDKATLRVEGSMSNGSSTQVISTFAYAAHRVKTDSIKATLNAETKFGLLQAQAYRNNLDALTPGRRYLNDITVYSLEDLFKIGAAHTIRVGLEYRDNQLDTASYAGAKVSYTVLAPSAMWNWVVNPKLSVTTAVRLDKLSLKRTGTFPVGAPQTNNALWDRDITETSVNVGAVYKVTDHDTVRATFARGVQAPTLLELGGLLIPPATTAPTGALITGNPQLDPAIVTNYELAYDRSLPALKAKIGVKVFAQQTKDVKGQFSTAQVDFAPTSTTWATYTYKNVSDSKMKGVELSASGKLDGGFHWSADTTYTDVKDTPFTTVSTIVLRKVNFAATSPKYRSNLAAGWANDKWAVDGYAHFVSKFDSYNGNVLEPVKGYTAIGGRVAYTLAKGTDIALNGQNLTTSRQSQAKGPSGLQAERRVMLSLTKTW, translated from the coding sequence ATGAAGACGACTCTCTTCGCCGGCGCTTCGGTCGGCCTGTGCCTGATGGCCTTCGCCGGCGCGGCCAACGCGCAATCCATCGACTACGGCGCGATGGAGCAGCTGTTCAACGAACCGGTCACCACCTCGGCCACCGGCTCGCCGCAGCGCTCCACGGAAGTGCCGGTCGACATGACCATCATCAGCGCCGCCGACATCAAGCGGTCGGGCGCCAATGATCTGCCCACGATCCTGAGCCGCGTCGCCGGCGTGGACGTGCTGAACTTCGCCGCCGGCCAGTCGGATGTCGGCATCCGCGGCTACAACCAGGCCCGCTCGCCGCGCCTGCTGGTCCTGATCAACGGCCGCCAGGTCTATCTGGACCACTTCGGCTACACCGACTGGGCCTCGCTGCCGATCCAGCTGAGCGAAATCCGCCAGATTGAAGTGGTGCGCGGCCCCAACAGCGCGATCTTCGGCTTCAACGCCGTGTCGGGCGTGGTCAACATCATCACCTTCAACCCGAAGTTCGACGACACCAACGTCATCGAACTGAAGGCCGGCACCAATTCGAGCACCAGCGTCTCGATCGTGAAGACCCTGCGTCTGGGCGAACGCCTGTCGGTCCGCCTGTCGGGCGGCGTCGACCATGAAGACGAGTGGAAGAACACCTCCACGGGTACGGGCGCCATCGTCGCCTCGCAGATCCACAACCCGTCGACGGCTCGCGCCAACATCGACGCCGTGGCCCAGCTGACCGACAAGGCCACGCTGCGGGTCGAAGGCTCGATGTCGAACGGCTCGTCGACCCAGGTGATCTCGACCTTCGCCTACGCCGCCCACCGGGTGAAGACCGACTCGATCAAGGCGACCCTGAACGCCGAGACCAAGTTCGGCCTGCTGCAGGCTCAGGCCTACCGCAACAATCTGGACGCCTTGACGCCCGGTCGTCGTTACCTGAACGACATCACTGTCTACAGCCTGGAAGACCTGTTCAAGATCGGCGCGGCCCACACGATCCGCGTCGGCCTGGAATACCGCGACAACCAGCTGGACACCGCGTCCTACGCCGGCGCCAAGGTCAGCTACACGGTGCTCGCGCCGTCGGCCATGTGGAACTGGGTCGTCAATCCGAAGCTGTCGGTGACCACGGCCGTCCGTCTGGACAAGCTGAGCCTGAAGCGCACCGGCACCTTCCCGGTTGGCGCCCCGCAGACCAACAACGCCCTGTGGGACCGCGACATCACCGAGACCAGCGTCAATGTCGGCGCGGTCTACAAGGTCACCGACCACGACACCGTGCGCGCCACCTTCGCGCGCGGCGTGCAGGCCCCGACCCTGCTGGAGCTGGGCGGCCTGCTGATCCCGCCGGCCACCACGGCTCCGACGGGCGCGCTGATCACCGGCAACCCGCAGCTGGATCCGGCCATCGTGACCAACTACGAGCTGGCCTATGACCGCAGCCTGCCGGCTCTGAAGGCCAAGATCGGCGTCAAGGTCTTCGCTCAGCAGACCAAGGACGTGAAGGGTCAGTTCAGCACCGCTCAGGTGGACTTCGCTCCGACCTCGACCACCTGGGCGACCTACACCTACAAGAACGTCTCGGACTCGAAGATGAAGGGCGTCGAGCTGTCCGCCTCGGGCAAGCTGGACGGCGGCTTCCACTGGAGCGCCGACACGACCTACACCGACGTGAAGGACACCCCGTTCACGACCGTCTCGACGATCGTGCTGCGCAAGGTCAACTTCGCGGCCACCTCGCCGAAGTACCGCAGCAACCTGGCCGCCGGCTGGGCGAACGACAAGTGGGCCGTCGACGGCTACGCCCACTTCGTCAGCAAGTTCGACTCGTACAACGGCAACGTCCTCGAGCCGGTGAAGGGCTACACCGCCATCGGCGGCCGGGTCGCCTACACCCTGGCCAAGGGCACCGATATCGCGCTGAACGGTCAGAACCTGACCACCAGCCGCCAGTCGCAAGCCAAGGGCCCCAGCGGCCTGCAGGCCGAGCGCCGGGTGATGCTGTCGCTGACCAAGACCTGGTAA
- a CDS encoding S-layer family protein has protein sequence MYVKTLSAGDDTYAGDEGAPDLVDLVNGGAGDDDLSGGQGDDTLNGQDDNDLLNGGAGNDILDGGAGDDTAAFSGAAGDYVWSGDSHSATITGPDGTDTLIDVEHLKFGSTVIDLPAPNTAPTAPADGDAAANTVSEGAAAGTVVAGLTLASTDPDAGQTLTWSLLDDAGGRFAIDAATGVVTVADGSKLNFETATSHQITAQVSDGTAVASASFTIQVANVAVGAPADGEAAANTISEAAANGTIVSGLTITAADPNGGVTYSLVDDAGGRFAINAATGVVTVADASLIDFDAASSHQITVRASDGEGAADASFTIDVANVPPSVPSDADTTANLVSEDAANGALVGITASAAEPKTGTVSYSLSDDAGGRFAIDAATGVVTVADGSKLNFEAASSHQITVRATDGQGAFSSQTFTIAVANVANGAPQDDNSAANTISEGAVNGDAVQGLSISAPDINGGPLVYSLLDDAGGRFAINATTGVVTVANATLLNFEAATSHQIVVRAASGAESATAAFTIGVLNAAPVTPFDANPAATTVIEAANNGAATGLTVSAPDPHGGTVTYSLTNNAGGRFAINATTGVVTVLNGSLLDHDIQSSHTITAQASDGLLTSSADFVITLIDKIDSYWTGTTAANTYTVTATDVQDWQLDGLAGNDTLTGGAGDDVIIGGAGDDILAGAGGNDTFYVATGEGSDTFDGGAGYDTIKASSDNVTITLKAMTGIEAFALNGFINVNIAGTSAADTLDFTNVTIPWTPTISMGAGNDVVYGTAGADNIKGEAGADDLRGGAGNDILDGGADIDSLSGGDGNDTLIGGAGNDSLSGGNGDDLFLMGVGSGTDWVEGDAGYDTVQASADNTIFSFSMLRAVEVISSGGFANVTLPGTSGADNLDFGGYIFVGTVTITGGAGNDWLFGSASDDSIKGEAGEDWIRGQAGNDTLDGGDALDNLEGGDGADTLIGGAGNDLLYGGNGDDVFLIGLGAGSDTFDGGAGFDEIRATANNVAISFASLSGVESISANGFTGVTIAGSSGADNLNFLGVQLNGMAINAGAGDDVITGTNNADVINGGTGNDTIYGLDGNDVIDGGTGADTLYGGAGDDTFLVATDASAYADNFDGGAGVDTVQATANNTVIGVTGMNGIEVFSSGAFSNFTVGGTSAADNLDFTGKTLLGSVVLNGLAGNDVITGTAGDDTIRGGDGVDTLNGGQGGDRLYGDAGADTLNGGDGADILDGGADVDTLNGGAGDDVMLMSSGTGYDVYNGGDGFDEIRSNGATLIAWSSISGVEKISGGGFANVQIGPQFTGLAWTFDFTSYQLEGIAQISGGLVGDNITGTDGNDVIYGGPGADILNGGYGDDTFTYTGPNGQFDTVDGGGGWNKLVAAAANAVIEVASMTGILEISSGGFSGVSFASSNLADTIDLRNVLVVSGITQFNLNGGADFFWGTDGADVVDGGTGDDFIYTAGGDDIIRVSFNNGVDEIHGGDGYDKIVYGGGGNVNILFNFDGIEEVQGSTISLVNIVGTTGGDFIDMSSIVLKNIHYIDGGAGEDVIHGSAGADTIVGGAGVDELFGGDGDDHFLFGAEDVADVVHGGAGYDTMMSIAAISVSAFDGIEAIAWTGTSGYGVKVFGGDGVNTFDLTNVTVSNVYYFSLQGGDDTFIGSASADYIFSGLGADTLSGGGGADKFAYWSTQEAVGDVIVDFVSGQDKIDVSLIDAVISGSGGDDAFTFLGTGGFTSRQGQLRYEAVSDGVVVQGDTNGDGVADFNIKVLGVSSLSASDFVL, from the coding sequence ATGTACGTGAAGACTCTCAGCGCGGGCGACGACACCTATGCCGGCGACGAAGGCGCGCCGGACCTGGTCGATCTGGTCAATGGCGGGGCGGGCGATGACGACCTGTCGGGCGGCCAGGGCGACGACACTCTGAACGGCCAGGACGACAACGACCTGCTGAACGGCGGGGCGGGGAACGACATCCTGGATGGCGGCGCGGGCGACGACACGGCGGCGTTTTCGGGCGCGGCCGGCGACTATGTCTGGAGCGGCGACAGCCATTCGGCCACGATCACCGGCCCCGACGGGACCGACACCCTGATCGACGTCGAGCATCTGAAGTTCGGCTCGACCGTCATCGACCTTCCCGCGCCCAACACCGCCCCGACGGCGCCGGCCGATGGCGACGCGGCGGCCAACACGGTGTCCGAGGGCGCGGCCGCCGGGACCGTGGTGGCGGGCCTGACCTTGGCCTCGACCGATCCCGACGCCGGCCAGACCCTGACCTGGTCGTTGCTGGACGACGCCGGCGGCCGGTTCGCCATCGACGCCGCCACCGGCGTCGTCACCGTGGCCGACGGCTCGAAGCTGAACTTCGAGACCGCGACCTCGCACCAGATCACGGCCCAGGTCAGCGACGGAACCGCCGTCGCCTCGGCCAGCTTCACGATCCAGGTGGCCAATGTCGCGGTCGGCGCGCCGGCGGATGGCGAGGCGGCCGCCAATACGATCTCCGAGGCCGCCGCCAACGGGACGATCGTGTCGGGTCTGACGATCACCGCGGCCGATCCGAACGGCGGGGTGACCTATAGCCTGGTCGACGACGCGGGCGGACGCTTCGCGATCAACGCGGCGACCGGCGTGGTCACGGTGGCCGACGCCAGCCTGATCGACTTCGACGCGGCGAGCTCGCACCAGATCACCGTGCGGGCGAGCGATGGAGAGGGCGCGGCCGACGCCAGCTTCACGATCGATGTGGCCAACGTCCCGCCCTCCGTCCCGAGCGACGCCGACACGACCGCCAACCTGGTCTCGGAAGACGCCGCCAACGGCGCCCTCGTCGGGATCACCGCCTCGGCCGCGGAGCCCAAGACCGGAACGGTCAGCTACAGCCTGTCCGACGACGCCGGCGGGCGCTTCGCGATCGACGCGGCGACCGGCGTGGTCACCGTGGCCGACGGCTCCAAGCTCAACTTCGAGGCCGCGTCGTCGCACCAGATCACGGTCCGGGCCACCGACGGCCAGGGGGCCTTCAGCAGCCAGACCTTCACGATCGCCGTCGCCAATGTCGCCAATGGCGCGCCGCAGGACGACAACAGCGCCGCCAACACCATCTCGGAAGGGGCGGTGAACGGCGACGCCGTCCAGGGCCTGTCGATCTCGGCGCCCGACATCAACGGCGGGCCGCTGGTCTACAGCCTGCTGGATGACGCCGGCGGGCGCTTCGCGATCAACGCCACGACGGGCGTGGTCACGGTCGCCAACGCCACCCTGCTGAACTTCGAGGCGGCGACCTCGCACCAGATCGTCGTCCGGGCCGCCAGCGGCGCGGAGAGCGCCACGGCGGCCTTCACCATCGGCGTGCTGAACGCCGCGCCCGTGACGCCCTTCGACGCCAATCCGGCCGCCACCACCGTGATCGAGGCGGCCAACAACGGCGCCGCCACCGGCCTGACCGTCTCCGCGCCGGATCCGCACGGCGGGACGGTGACCTACAGCCTGACCAACAACGCCGGCGGCCGGTTCGCGATCAACGCCACGACCGGCGTGGTCACCGTGCTGAACGGGTCCTTGCTGGACCACGACATCCAGTCCAGCCACACCATCACCGCCCAGGCCAGCGACGGCCTGCTGACGAGCAGCGCCGACTTCGTCATCACCCTGATCGACAAGATCGACAGCTACTGGACCGGCACGACGGCGGCCAACACCTACACGGTCACCGCGACCGACGTGCAGGACTGGCAGCTGGATGGCCTGGCCGGAAACGACACCCTGACGGGCGGCGCCGGCGACGACGTGATCATCGGCGGCGCGGGCGACGACATCCTGGCCGGCGCCGGCGGCAATGACACCTTCTATGTCGCGACCGGCGAGGGCAGCGACACCTTCGACGGCGGCGCGGGCTACGACACGATCAAGGCCTCGTCCGACAATGTCACCATCACCCTCAAGGCGATGACGGGAATCGAGGCCTTCGCGCTGAACGGCTTCATCAACGTCAACATCGCCGGCACCAGCGCCGCCGATACGCTGGACTTCACCAACGTGACCATCCCGTGGACGCCGACCATCAGCATGGGCGCGGGCAATGACGTGGTCTACGGGACGGCCGGCGCCGACAATATCAAGGGCGAGGCGGGCGCCGATGACCTGCGGGGCGGCGCGGGGAACGACATCCTCGACGGCGGGGCCGACATCGACAGCCTCAGCGGCGGCGACGGCAATGACACCCTGATCGGCGGCGCCGGCAACGACAGCCTGTCGGGCGGCAATGGCGACGACCTGTTCCTGATGGGCGTCGGCTCGGGCACGGACTGGGTCGAGGGCGACGCCGGCTACGACACCGTCCAGGCCAGCGCCGATAACACGATCTTCAGCTTCAGCATGCTGCGCGCCGTCGAGGTTATCTCCAGCGGCGGCTTCGCCAACGTGACCCTGCCTGGCACCAGCGGCGCCGACAACCTGGACTTCGGCGGCTACATCTTCGTCGGAACCGTCACCATCACCGGAGGGGCGGGCAACGACTGGCTTTTCGGCTCGGCCAGCGATGACAGCATCAAGGGCGAGGCGGGCGAGGACTGGATCCGCGGCCAAGCCGGAAACGACACGCTCGACGGCGGCGACGCGCTCGACAACCTCGAGGGCGGCGACGGCGCCGACACGCTGATCGGCGGCGCCGGCAACGACCTCCTGTACGGCGGCAATGGCGACGACGTCTTCCTCATCGGCCTCGGCGCCGGCTCGGACACCTTCGACGGCGGCGCGGGCTTCGACGAGATCCGCGCCACCGCCAACAACGTCGCCATCAGCTTCGCCAGCCTGTCGGGCGTCGAGTCGATCTCGGCCAACGGCTTCACCGGCGTGACCATCGCCGGCAGCTCGGGGGCGGACAATCTCAATTTCCTCGGCGTCCAGCTCAATGGCATGGCGATCAACGCCGGCGCCGGCGACGACGTGATCACCGGCACCAACAACGCCGACGTCATCAACGGCGGGACGGGCAATGACACGATCTATGGCCTGGACGGCAATGACGTGATCGATGGCGGGACGGGCGCCGACACCCTGTACGGCGGCGCGGGCGACGACACCTTCCTGGTCGCCACCGACGCGTCCGCCTACGCCGACAATTTCGACGGCGGCGCGGGCGTGGACACCGTCCAGGCCACGGCCAACAACACCGTCATTGGCGTCACCGGCATGAACGGGATCGAGGTCTTCTCCAGCGGCGCCTTCAGCAACTTCACCGTCGGCGGCACCAGCGCCGCCGACAATCTGGACTTCACCGGCAAGACCCTCCTCGGCTCGGTTGTCCTCAACGGCCTGGCCGGCAACGATGTCATCACCGGGACGGCGGGCGACGACACGATCCGGGGCGGGGACGGCGTCGACACCTTGAATGGCGGCCAGGGCGGCGACAGGCTCTACGGCGACGCCGGGGCCGACACCCTGAACGGCGGGGATGGCGCCGACATCCTGGACGGCGGCGCGGACGTCGACACGCTGAACGGCGGCGCGGGGGACGACGTCATGCTGATGTCGTCCGGCACGGGCTACGACGTCTACAACGGCGGCGATGGCTTCGACGAAATCCGCAGCAACGGCGCCACGCTCATCGCCTGGTCCAGCATCTCCGGCGTCGAGAAGATCAGCGGCGGCGGCTTCGCCAATGTGCAGATCGGGCCGCAGTTCACGGGGTTGGCCTGGACCTTCGACTTCACGTCTTACCAGCTGGAGGGGATCGCCCAGATCAGCGGCGGTCTCGTCGGCGACAACATCACCGGCACCGATGGCAACGACGTCATCTATGGCGGGCCCGGCGCGGACATCCTGAACGGCGGGTACGGCGACGACACCTTCACCTATACGGGCCCCAATGGTCAGTTCGACACGGTGGATGGCGGCGGGGGCTGGAACAAGCTGGTCGCCGCGGCCGCGAACGCCGTCATCGAGGTGGCTTCGATGACCGGCATCCTGGAAATCTCTTCGGGCGGCTTCTCCGGCGTCTCGTTCGCCAGCTCGAACCTGGCCGACACCATCGACCTCCGGAACGTCCTGGTCGTCTCCGGCATCACGCAATTCAACCTGAACGGCGGCGCCGACTTCTTCTGGGGCACGGACGGCGCCGATGTCGTCGACGGCGGAACGGGCGACGATTTCATCTACACCGCCGGCGGCGACGATATCATCCGGGTGTCGTTCAACAACGGGGTGGACGAGATCCACGGCGGCGACGGCTACGACAAGATTGTCTACGGCGGCGGCGGCAATGTGAACATCCTCTTCAACTTCGATGGGATCGAGGAGGTCCAGGGCTCGACGATTTCCTTGGTGAACATCGTCGGCACGACGGGCGGTGATTTCATCGACATGAGCAGCATCGTCCTCAAGAACATCCACTACATCGACGGCGGCGCAGGCGAGGACGTGATCCACGGCTCGGCGGGGGCTGACACGATTGTCGGCGGCGCCGGCGTCGATGAGCTCTTTGGCGGCGATGGCGACGACCACTTCCTGTTCGGCGCGGAGGATGTCGCCGATGTGGTTCATGGCGGCGCCGGATATGACACCATGATGAGCATCGCGGCCATCTCCGTCAGCGCCTTCGATGGCATCGAAGCCATCGCCTGGACGGGCACTTCGGGTTATGGCGTGAAGGTGTTCGGCGGCGATGGCGTCAACACCTTCGACCTGACCAATGTCACCGTTTCCAACGTCTATTACTTCTCCCTGCAAGGCGGCGACGACACGTTCATCGGGTCGGCCTCCGCGGATTACATCTTCAGCGGCTTGGGCGCTGACACCCTGAGCGGCGGGGGTGGCGCGGACAAGTTCGCCTACTGGTCGACTCAGGAGGCGGTCGGCGACGTGATCGTCGATTTCGTCAGCGGCCAGGACAAGATCGACGTCTCGCTGATCGACGCCGTCATAAGTGGCTCCGGCGGCGACGACGCTTTCACCTTCCTGGGGACCGGCGGCTTCACCAGCCGCCAGGGACAGCTGCGGTATGAAGCGGTGTCGGACGGCGTGGTGGTCCAGGGCGACACGAACGGCGACGGCGTGGCGGACTTCAACATAAAGGTGCTAGGCGTCTCGTCTCTGAGCGCCTCGGACTTCGTGCTGTAA